DNA from Leucobacter aridicollis:
ACGGCCTTGTACGCGGCGATCCCGCCGCTAACTCCAAGCACAATGTTCACGCCTCAATCCTTGCACTGATTGCTCAGTTTCCGCAGAGACGCCGCGTTGCGCGACCGCGGGGCCGCGTTGCTCGACCGCGGGGCCGCGCTGGCAGGGAGCCGCCGCGATGCGCCGCTACACTCGAGGGCATGTGTACCGTCGTGATCGAGGTCCCCGCTGACGAGTCCGCGCCGACGAGGGTGCTCGCCGTGCGAGATGAGGATCCCAACCGTCCCTGGGATCCGCCAGGCGAATGGTGGCCCACCGAGCACCCCGGCACCCTCGGCGTGCGTGACCGCCGGGCCAACGGCGCCTGGCTCGCCGTCGCGCCCGACCGGGGCAGGCTCGCCGTGATGGTCAATCGGGCCGCCGAGATGGCCGAGCCTGCTGGCGGGTTCACCTCGCGCGGCGGCCTCGTGCTCGAGTCGGTCGCCGGCGGCGCGCTCGTCGACCCGCCCACCGCGGCACCCTTCTCCCTCGTCGAGGTTGCGGGTTCGGCAGCGTTCGTGTCCGCGTGGGACGGGGTCGCGCTGCGGCGCGAACGCCTCTCCCCTGGCGTGCATATGCTCGCGCATCACGACGTCGACGACCCGCGCTCGGAGCGGATCGCTCGCTGGCTGCCAGAGTTCCAGGCGCTGGCCGGAGCACCCGAGGCTGAGTGGCGCGAGCAGTGGCTCGGGCTGCTCGCCCGGACCGCGGAACTCTCGCCCACCGACGACGAGGCGATCGTGCGCGACAACCGGCCGCTCGGCTACCCGACCCTCTCCCTGCTGACGTGCATCGCTGAGGTGTCGCCGGGTGGTGGCGGGGCTGTTGCTGGAGGGGCTGGTGCTCGTGGGGCCGGTGACGGTGGGGCCGGGGCTGGTGCTGGTGCTGGTGTTGGTGCTGGTGCTGGTGCTGGTGTTGGGGCCCGTGGGGCCGGGGC
Protein-coding regions in this window:
- a CDS encoding NRDE family protein, giving the protein MCTVVIEVPADESAPTRVLAVRDEDPNRPWDPPGEWWPTEHPGTLGVRDRRANGAWLAVAPDRGRLAVMVNRAAEMAEPAGGFTSRGGLVLESVAGGALVDPPTAAPFSLVEVAGSAAFVSAWDGVALRRERLSPGVHMLAHHDVDDPRSERIARWLPEFQALAGAPEAEWREQWLGLLARTAELSPTDDEAIVRDNRPLGYPTLSLLTCIAEVSPGGGGAVAGGAGARGAGDGGAGAGAGAGVGAGAGAGVGARGAGAGGLVDLRWAPFTEPGSWGTPAFATA